The following are encoded together in the Pedobacter steynii genome:
- a CDS encoding DUF4290 domain-containing protein — protein MNFDYNTTRNELILAEYGRNVQNMVKYIIELPDLEERNKYAQAVIDLMGFLNPHLRDVADFKHKLWDHLHIISGYKIDVDSPYPRPTPEDALVKPQHIGYPQQKITYKHYGKTVETMIEKAKAVEEPERRAAMVQGIANFMKMAYVTWNKDSVADETILKNLRELSGGQLQLDDNINLNKVEFKPVAARPANNNNNRGRNNNNGKGRQNNSNNRTQRNNNSKQRH, from the coding sequence ATGAATTTCGATTATAATACCACAAGAAACGAGTTAATCCTTGCCGAATATGGCCGTAATGTACAGAACATGGTGAAGTACATTATTGAGTTACCCGACCTTGAAGAACGCAATAAATATGCTCAGGCAGTGATAGATCTGATGGGATTTTTGAATCCACACTTACGTGATGTCGCTGATTTTAAGCACAAACTATGGGATCACTTACACATCATTTCGGGTTATAAGATTGATGTAGACAGCCCATATCCAAGGCCTACCCCGGAAGATGCCCTGGTAAAACCACAACACATCGGTTATCCTCAGCAAAAAATCACCTATAAGCATTATGGCAAAACGGTGGAGACCATGATCGAGAAAGCGAAGGCAGTAGAAGAACCGGAACGCAGAGCCGCAATGGTCCAGGGAATAGCCAATTTCATGAAAATGGCCTATGTAACCTGGAACAAAGACAGTGTAGCAGATGAGACCATCTTAAAGAATTTACGCGAATTATCAGGCGGACAACTACAATTGGACGACAATATCAATTTGAATAAAGTTGAATTCAAACCGGTAGCTGCCAGACCTGCAAACAACAATAATAACCGCGGAAGGAACAATAATAACGGTAAAGGCAGACAAAATAACAGCAACAACCGTACTCAACGCAACAACAACTCCAAACAAAGACACTAG
- the murA gene encoding UDP-N-acetylglucosamine 1-carboxyvinyltransferase encodes MNAFEIIGGKKLKGEIQPQGAKNEALQIISAVLLTDQKVTISNIPDIKDVNKLIELLGDLGVTVERLSKDTYTFEAKHINLDFFQSDVFKSKGGSLRGSIMIVGPLLARFGKAAIPKPGGDKIGRRRLDTHFLGFEKLGAKFVYDPKKEFFNVDATNLKGAYILMDEASVTGTANIVMTAVMAKGTTTIYNAACEPYLQQLCKMLNRMGAKITGVGSNLLTIEGVTKLGGTEHRMLPDMIEIGSFIGLAAMTESEITIKNVCYSELGIIPEVFRKLGIKFELKGDDIFIPSQKHYVIESFIDGSMLTIADSPWPGFTPDLLSIVLVVATQAKGSVLIHQKMFESRLFFVDKLIDMGAQIILCDPHRATVNGINKQYKLRGISMTSPDIRAGVSLLIAALSAEGTSTIFNIEQIERGYQDIDTRLRALGAQIKRVEASSPSH; translated from the coding sequence ATGAACGCATTCGAAATAATTGGTGGAAAAAAGTTAAAAGGTGAAATCCAGCCTCAGGGAGCAAAAAATGAAGCCCTGCAAATTATCTCAGCAGTTTTATTAACCGACCAGAAAGTGACCATCAGTAATATCCCTGATATTAAAGATGTAAATAAACTGATCGAACTTTTAGGAGATTTAGGAGTAACAGTAGAACGCTTATCTAAAGACACTTATACTTTTGAAGCAAAACACATTAACCTGGATTTCTTCCAGTCTGATGTATTTAAATCTAAAGGAGGTAGTTTAAGGGGCTCCATTATGATCGTTGGACCTCTTTTAGCCCGATTCGGAAAAGCAGCTATCCCTAAACCGGGTGGTGATAAAATTGGCCGCAGAAGACTGGACACCCATTTTCTGGGTTTCGAAAAGTTAGGTGCCAAATTCGTATACGATCCGAAAAAAGAATTCTTTAATGTAGATGCAACTAACTTAAAAGGCGCCTATATTTTAATGGATGAAGCCTCGGTAACAGGTACGGCAAACATTGTGATGACTGCAGTAATGGCAAAGGGAACAACCACCATCTATAATGCAGCCTGTGAGCCTTACCTACAGCAATTGTGTAAAATGCTGAACCGTATGGGGGCCAAAATCACTGGAGTAGGCTCTAACCTGCTGACCATCGAAGGCGTAACTAAATTAGGTGGAACAGAACACCGTATGTTGCCTGATATGATTGAAATAGGTTCTTTTATTGGTCTTGCAGCCATGACGGAATCAGAAATCACCATTAAAAATGTATGTTATTCTGAACTGGGAATTATTCCTGAAGTATTCAGAAAGCTGGGAATCAAATTTGAATTAAAAGGTGATGACATCTTTATCCCTTCTCAGAAACACTATGTAATCGAATCATTTATAGATGGTTCTATGCTGACTATTGCAGATTCACCATGGCCTGGTTTCACACCGGATTTATTGAGTATCGTGCTTGTGGTAGCGACTCAGGCTAAAGGATCGGTATTAATTCACCAAAAAATGTTTGAAAGCCGCCTGTTCTTTGTCGACAAACTGATCGATATGGGTGCACAGATTATCCTTTGCGATCCACACAGAGCCACAGTAAACGGAATTAACAAACAGTATAAATTAAGAGGAATCAGCATGACTTCTCCAGATATCCGTGCGGGAGTTTCATTGTTAATCGCTGCTTTATCCGCTGAAGGAACCTCAACCATCTTCAACATTGAGCAGATTGAACGTGGCTACCAGGATATTGATACCCGTTTACGCGCCTTAGGTGCCCAGATTAAGCGTGTGGAAGCATCCAGCCCAAGTCATTAA
- a CDS encoding pyridoxal-phosphate dependent enzyme: MWYNNILETIGNTPLVKLNNITKEIPATVLAKIETTNPGNSIKDRMAVKMIEDAEKSGKLKPGGTIIEGTSGNTGMGLAMAAIIKGYKCIFTTTDKQSKEKVDALRAFGAEVIVCPTNVEPEDPRSYYSVSSRLEREVPNSWKPNQYDNLSNSQAHYEQTGPEIWAQTEGKITHLVVGVGTGGTISGTGKYLKEQNPDIKVWGIDTYGSVFKKYKETGILDKNEIYPYITEGIGEDFLPQNVNFDIIDLFEKVTDKDAALMTRDIARKEGIFVGNSAGSAIAGLLQLKDKLKPEDVVVVIFHDHGSRYMGKMYNEDWLRERGFLTDEKLTARTILAKKETTEIITIDCEKTILEAINNMNTLNISQIPVTQKGMVVGKVAESDILKALLENPSLKSAPVQEIMSSTFPFVDMNTSIDKISALINKENSAVLVEDEQGKIEIITQYDIINAISG, translated from the coding sequence ATGTGGTATAATAACATTTTGGAAACCATTGGTAATACGCCACTGGTAAAATTGAATAACATTACGAAAGAAATTCCGGCTACAGTGCTGGCTAAAATTGAGACCACTAACCCTGGTAACTCGATTAAAGATCGTATGGCAGTAAAGATGATTGAAGATGCGGAAAAAAGCGGAAAGCTGAAGCCGGGTGGTACAATTATAGAAGGAACTTCCGGAAATACAGGAATGGGACTTGCTATGGCTGCTATTATTAAAGGATACAAGTGTATTTTCACGACAACTGATAAGCAATCCAAGGAAAAAGTAGATGCGTTGCGTGCCTTTGGTGCTGAAGTTATTGTTTGTCCGACAAACGTAGAACCAGAAGACCCGAGGTCATATTATTCCGTTTCATCGCGTTTAGAACGTGAAGTTCCGAACTCCTGGAAGCCAAATCAGTACGATAACCTTTCCAATTCACAGGCACATTATGAGCAGACGGGTCCTGAAATATGGGCACAAACAGAAGGAAAGATCACCCATTTGGTGGTTGGAGTAGGGACTGGTGGAACGATTTCGGGTACGGGTAAATACCTGAAGGAACAAAATCCGGATATCAAGGTTTGGGGAATCGATACCTATGGTTCTGTGTTTAAAAAATATAAAGAGACCGGGATTCTGGATAAAAATGAGATCTATCCTTATATTACAGAAGGGATCGGGGAAGATTTTCTGCCTCAGAATGTAAATTTTGATATCATCGATTTGTTCGAGAAGGTAACGGATAAGGATGCTGCACTGATGACCCGCGACATTGCCAGAAAAGAAGGAATCTTTGTTGGAAATTCGGCCGGATCAGCAATTGCAGGGTTACTTCAGTTAAAAGATAAATTGAAACCTGAGGATGTGGTGGTGGTGATCTTCCATGATCATGGTAGCCGTTATATGGGGAAAATGTATAATGAAGACTGGTTGAGAGAGCGTGGTTTCCTTACCGATGAGAAATTGACCGCAAGGACAATCCTGGCTAAAAAGGAAACAACAGAGATCATTACGATCGATTGTGAGAAGACGATTCTGGAGGCGATCAACAATATGAACACGTTGAATATCTCACAGATTCCGGTTACTCAAAAGGGGATGGTAGTAGGCAAGGTTGCGGAAAGTGATATCCTTAAGGCCCTGCTGGAAAATCCATCCTTGAAATCTGCGCCTGTTCAGGAAATCATGTCAAGTACGTTCCCATTTGTTGATATGAATACATCAATTGATAAGATTTCTGCGTTGATTAACAAGGAAAATAGTGCAGTATTGGTGGAAGATGAACAAGGTAAAATCGAAATTATTACTCAATATGACATCATCAATGCCATCTCAGGATAG
- the dprA gene encoding DNA-processing protein DprA produces the protein MIKNVGHITAKHLLSYFITPEAIFDASKKELMKVPGIGIQTANMILGKESMKKAKAQLEFIRKYQVQVLFFTDDRYPARLKNCVDAPIVLYYRGNADLNHPRIISVVGTRKATLYGKMLCKQLAETLAAYQVLIISGLAYGIDVTAHQESLQNGIPTVGVLAHGLDRIYPQVHSHIARKMVLNGGLLTEFPSDTNPDKENFPRRNRIIAGISDVTVVVEAASKGGALITADIANSYNRDVYAFPGRTTDLSSEGCNFLIKTNRAGLISHASDLADYLGWEVCQEKELDPGAELPGVMTVEEQRILQVLQYSALAIDELAVCSELPKSKLALHLLNLEMKGILIALPGKVYQLNQDISCLPIK, from the coding sequence ATGATCAAAAACGTAGGGCATATCACTGCCAAACATCTGCTATCCTATTTTATCACCCCTGAAGCCATCTTTGATGCCAGTAAAAAGGAATTAATGAAGGTCCCGGGAATTGGCATACAAACGGCAAATATGATCCTGGGTAAAGAGTCGATGAAGAAAGCTAAAGCACAATTGGAGTTCATCAGAAAATATCAGGTTCAGGTATTGTTCTTTACAGACGATCGGTATCCGGCCCGGCTAAAGAACTGTGTCGATGCACCTATTGTATTATATTATAGAGGAAATGCTGATTTAAATCATCCACGGATCATCAGTGTGGTGGGAACGCGTAAAGCTACATTGTATGGAAAGATGCTCTGTAAGCAGCTTGCAGAGACACTGGCAGCTTATCAGGTGCTGATCATCAGCGGACTTGCTTATGGAATAGATGTGACTGCCCATCAGGAAAGTCTGCAGAATGGAATTCCTACAGTAGGTGTTTTAGCACATGGTCTGGACCGGATTTACCCACAGGTACATAGTCATATTGCGCGCAAAATGGTATTGAATGGTGGTTTACTCACCGAATTTCCTTCTGATACCAATCCGGATAAGGAAAATTTTCCGAGAAGGAACCGCATCATTGCAGGAATATCGGATGTTACAGTCGTTGTGGAAGCTGCATCTAAAGGAGGGGCACTCATTACTGCTGATATCGCCAATTCCTATAACCGGGATGTTTATGCATTTCCGGGAAGGACTACTGATTTGAGTTCTGAGGGATGTAACTTCCTGATCAAGACCAATAGGGCAGGATTGATCAGCCATGCGAGTGATCTGGCCGATTATCTGGGCTGGGAGGTTTGCCAGGAGAAAGAGCTGGATCCAGGTGCTGAACTTCCTGGTGTAATGACGGTGGAAGAGCAGCGGATTCTTCAGGTTTTGCAATATTCAGCACTTGCTATTGATGAGCTGGCTGTATGTTCGGAGCTTCCAAAAAGTAAGCTCGCCCTGCATTTATTGAACCTGGAAATGAAAGGAATTTTAATTGCTTTGCCCGGAAAAGTGTATCAGCTCAATCAGGATATTTCCTGTTTACCTATAAAATAG
- the rsmG gene encoding 16S rRNA (guanine(527)-N(7))-methyltransferase RsmG → MEIRSTLIQEYFKDLTEEQIAQFDRLYDLYSFWNSQINVISRKDIDELYVRHVLHSLGIAKFCSFKPGEKVLDVGTGGGFPGIPLAILFPETQFHLVDSIGKKIKVVTEVAAGLGLKNVKASHLRAEQVNDKYDFVVSRAVTRLIDFYPWVKGKFNKDSKNAIANGILYLKGGDLAEEIAESRLKAELYPLADYFKEDFFETKFVVYIPQ, encoded by the coding sequence GTGGAAATAAGATCAACGCTAATACAAGAATATTTTAAGGATCTGACTGAGGAGCAAATTGCTCAGTTTGATCGGTTGTATGATTTATATAGTTTCTGGAATTCCCAGATCAATGTGATCTCCAGGAAAGATATCGATGAACTGTATGTTCGCCATGTCCTTCATTCTCTCGGTATTGCGAAGTTTTGCTCTTTCAAACCTGGAGAAAAAGTGCTGGATGTAGGAACAGGAGGAGGCTTCCCGGGCATTCCTCTAGCTATTTTGTTTCCTGAAACACAGTTTCATCTGGTGGATTCTATAGGGAAAAAGATTAAAGTGGTTACAGAAGTCGCGGCAGGTCTTGGACTGAAAAATGTGAAGGCCAGTCACCTGAGAGCTGAACAGGTGAACGATAAGTACGATTTCGTAGTTTCCAGAGCCGTTACCCGTCTGATTGACTTTTATCCCTGGGTGAAAGGCAAGTTTAATAAAGATTCAAAAAATGCAATTGCCAACGGCATCCTGTATCTTAAAGGTGGTGATCTTGCAGAAGAAATCGCAGAATCAAGACTAAAAGCGGAGCTCTATCCACTTGCAGATTATTTCAAAGAAGATTTTTTCGAAACCAAATTTGTGGTTTATATCCCTCAATAA
- a CDS encoding glycosyltransferase — protein sequence MELTLLESCLLGSLIFCFLIQLYFSLFVHLKLAFFPVEPIPETATAPLSVIICARNEADNLREYLPAVMNQNYPDFEVVVVNDRSWDGTRQVLEEFAKAYKHLKIVTITEGEKFIAGKKFAVTMGIKAASNDWLVFTDADCVPASANWLLGMQQSEIPKTEIVLGYSPYLKKRGVLNALIRFETFFTAVNYLSYAIKGMPYMGVGRNMAYKKTLFFKNKGFAAHMHIPSGDDDLFVNANAHVHNTEIRINKESQVWSEPNTSFGAYLRQKKRHFGAGKLYKGKHKFILSSQIIFQFLFYAFFAALLFFKATLYLALGIFLLSIIIRCFIYPRILKRLNYSDLRWWFPILDILLFIFLVFNGILSIFVKKVKWK from the coding sequence GTGGAATTAACCTTACTTGAGAGTTGCCTGCTCGGCTCATTGATCTTCTGTTTCTTAATACAATTATACTTTAGTCTGTTTGTCCATCTGAAACTGGCTTTTTTTCCGGTGGAACCTATCCCTGAGACCGCTACAGCTCCGCTGAGTGTGATCATTTGCGCAAGGAACGAAGCAGATAACCTGAGGGAATACCTGCCTGCCGTGATGAATCAGAATTATCCTGATTTTGAGGTGGTTGTGGTTAATGACAGGTCATGGGACGGAACAAGGCAGGTTCTGGAAGAGTTTGCCAAAGCATATAAACACCTTAAGATCGTCACCATTACGGAGGGTGAAAAATTCATTGCCGGTAAAAAATTCGCAGTTACAATGGGGATTAAAGCCGCTTCCAACGACTGGCTGGTATTTACTGATGCGGATTGTGTTCCTGCTTCAGCAAACTGGTTGCTAGGTATGCAGCAATCGGAAATCCCGAAAACAGAAATTGTTTTGGGCTATTCCCCTTATCTTAAAAAACGAGGTGTTCTAAATGCTTTGATTCGTTTTGAAACCTTTTTTACTGCAGTAAATTACCTTTCTTATGCGATTAAAGGGATGCCATATATGGGGGTAGGGAGAAATATGGCCTATAAAAAGACGCTATTCTTTAAAAATAAAGGCTTCGCTGCACATATGCATATCCCTTCAGGTGATGACGATTTATTTGTCAATGCCAACGCGCATGTTCATAACACAGAAATCAGAATTAATAAAGAAAGCCAGGTATGGTCTGAGCCGAATACCAGTTTTGGCGCTTACCTGCGACAAAAAAAGAGGCATTTTGGTGCCGGAAAGTTGTATAAAGGAAAACATAAATTTATCCTTTCCTCCCAGATCATCTTTCAGTTCCTGTTTTATGCCTTCTTTGCTGCATTATTGTTCTTTAAAGCTACATTATATCTTGCTTTGGGCATTTTTCTGTTGAGTATTATCATCAGATGTTTCATTTATCCGCGGATTTTAAAACGGCTAAATTATAGTGACTTGAGGTGGTGGTTTCCTATTCTGGACATTCTCCTGTTCATTTTTCTCGTGTTTAATGGCATTCTGTCTATATTTGTTAAAAAAGTAAAGTGGAAATAA
- the tgt gene encoding tRNA guanosine(34) transglycosylase Tgt, translating to MKFTLQANDTHSKARAGTVTTDHGEIQTPIFMPVGTAGTVKAVHQRELKDDIDAKIILGNTYHLYLRPGLDIIEQGGGLHKFIGWDRPILTDSGGYQVYSLSKVRKIKEEGVTFRSHIDGSKHLFTPEYAMDIQRTIGADIIMAFDECTPYPCDYKYAANSINMTHRWLKRCCTRFDTTEPKYGFNQTLFPIVQGSVYKDLRVKSAEFIAGMGREGNAIGGLSVGEPAEEMYAMTEVVCDILPYDKPRYLMGVGTPINILENIALGVDMFDCVMPTRNARNGMLFTRNGIINIGNKKWENDFSPIDAESDLHADQVYSKAYLRHLMHSKEMLGAQIATLHNLHFYLWLVRTAREKIISGEFYAWKNKMVTILGNKL from the coding sequence ATGAAATTTACCTTACAGGCAAACGATACACATTCAAAGGCAAGAGCAGGAACAGTAACAACAGATCACGGAGAGATACAAACTCCTATTTTCATGCCTGTTGGCACTGCAGGAACCGTAAAAGCGGTTCATCAACGCGAACTTAAAGACGATATAGATGCCAAAATTATATTGGGCAATACCTATCATTTATACCTCAGACCAGGCTTAGACATTATAGAACAAGGCGGTGGATTGCATAAATTCATTGGCTGGGACCGTCCGATTTTAACTGATAGCGGAGGTTATCAGGTCTATTCATTGAGTAAAGTAAGGAAGATTAAGGAGGAAGGGGTAACTTTCCGATCTCATATAGACGGCTCAAAACACCTTTTCACGCCAGAATATGCAATGGATATTCAGCGTACAATTGGTGCTGACATCATTATGGCTTTTGATGAGTGTACACCTTACCCATGCGATTATAAATACGCAGCGAATTCTATCAATATGACCCATCGCTGGTTGAAACGCTGCTGCACCAGATTTGACACAACCGAACCAAAATACGGATTCAATCAAACCTTATTTCCTATTGTACAGGGTTCTGTATATAAAGATTTAAGGGTTAAATCCGCTGAATTTATTGCAGGAATGGGCCGTGAAGGAAATGCCATCGGTGGATTATCTGTAGGCGAACCTGCTGAAGAAATGTACGCCATGACAGAAGTGGTTTGCGACATTCTTCCATACGATAAACCAAGATACCTGATGGGTGTAGGAACACCGATTAACATCCTGGAAAACATCGCCTTAGGCGTAGACATGTTTGACTGTGTAATGCCCACCAGAAACGCCAGGAACGGAATGTTGTTTACCAGAAATGGAATCATCAATATAGGAAACAAAAAATGGGAGAATGATTTTTCTCCGATTGATGCGGAAAGTGACCTACATGCAGATCAGGTTTATTCTAAAGCCTATTTAAGACACCTTATGCACTCGAAAGAAATGCTTGGCGCGCAAATTGCAACTTTGCATAATCTTCACTTCTACCTCTGGCTGGTTAGAACCGCAAGGGAAAAAATCATCAGCGGTGAGTTTTACGCCTGGAAGAACAAAATGGTGACTATATTAGGTAATAAATTGTAA
- a CDS encoding LptF/LptG family permease — MNFIKGRIKIIDWYIISKYLGTFIYTLTLFVVIIVIFDLSEKLDDFLGNNLTFWQVVSLYYAGSIPFYVNMLSPLINFIAVIFFTAKMADQTEIVPILSGGVSFNRFLLPYFISAFIIFSVNLASNLYILPYTNQVKNNFENTYIKKNDPTSKSDIHMKLDERTYIYMRSFDNKSKIGSQFSLDNFKGDVLTKKIVADEIKWDSVKRSWKLTNYSVREIDGLKETMINGASKTKDTILDMRPDDFSAYDNVFENLSNKDLSDKIKKERIRGSGIMNDLLFERYKRYLQPLSAFVLTLIGVALSSRKVRGGVGLPLGIGIILSFCYIVLNQFAKMFSLKGGISPLFAVLVPTIFFGLLGYYLLRKAPK; from the coding sequence ATGAACTTCATCAAAGGCAGGATTAAGATTATCGACTGGTACATCATCAGTAAGTATCTGGGTACATTTATATATACCCTGACGCTGTTTGTGGTCATCATTGTGATCTTTGATCTTTCTGAAAAACTGGATGACTTCCTCGGTAATAACCTGACCTTCTGGCAAGTCGTATCCCTATATTATGCGGGTTCCATTCCTTTTTATGTGAACATGCTTTCTCCGCTGATCAACTTTATTGCGGTGATCTTTTTCACCGCAAAAATGGCCGATCAAACGGAAATCGTGCCGATATTGAGTGGTGGAGTAAGCTTTAACCGCTTTTTATTGCCTTACTTTATATCTGCATTTATCATCTTTTCGGTCAACCTCGCTTCCAATTTATATATCCTTCCTTATACCAATCAGGTTAAAAACAACTTTGAGAACACGTATATAAAGAAGAACGACCCGACCAGTAAGAGCGATATCCACATGAAACTGGATGAGCGTACTTACATCTATATGAGGAGCTTTGACAACAAGAGTAAAATTGGCTCTCAGTTCTCATTAGACAACTTCAAGGGAGATGTACTGACTAAGAAAATTGTTGCTGATGAGATCAAATGGGACTCTGTTAAACGTTCCTGGAAGCTAACCAATTACTCTGTAAGAGAGATTGACGGTTTAAAAGAGACGATGATCAATGGTGCTTCCAAAACTAAAGATACCATTCTGGATATGCGTCCTGACGACTTTTCAGCCTACGACAATGTCTTCGAAAACCTTTCCAACAAGGACCTTTCAGATAAGATAAAAAAGGAAAGAATCCGGGGCTCGGGCATTATGAACGACCTCCTTTTTGAAAGATATAAACGCTATTTACAGCCCTTGTCGGCTTTCGTACTCACCCTTATTGGGGTAGCCTTGTCATCCAGAAAGGTTCGTGGAGGGGTCGGACTTCCATTGGGAATAGGCATAATTTTAAGCTTTTGTTACATTGTATTGAATCAGTTTGCTAAGATGTTCTCTCTTAAAGGTGGCATTTCACCACTATTTGCTGTACTCGTACCCACTATATTTTTTGGCCTTCTGGGGTATTATTTACTTAGAAAAGCGCCAAAATAA
- a CDS encoding DMT family transporter gives MDNPASIHPNRNLLILHFTVFIWGFTGILGALISINAVQLVWYRVLIASLTLLAYFTFSKTSLRISKKQFFQFFFTGSIVAIHWILFFYAIKVSTVSVTLVCLSSFTLFTAILEPLIKKKSILIPDVIIGLIIILGIYMIFKFESGYTLGIILGLLSALASSLFSTINSTLVQKSDPKIIGFYEMAGAFFWISLYRLCDQSLLSESFNLSFKDWSYLLLLGTICTALAYVAGVSVMRTLSAFRVALITNLEPVYGIILAFIFFGTKETMSVGFYLGATLIIGAVFLYPIYKKRKNLS, from the coding sequence ATGGACAATCCGGCCAGTATTCATCCAAACCGAAATCTGTTAATCTTACATTTTACTGTTTTCATCTGGGGATTTACCGGCATTCTTGGCGCACTGATTTCTATTAATGCGGTGCAATTGGTCTGGTATAGGGTATTGATTGCCAGCCTTACTTTACTCGCTTATTTTACTTTTAGCAAGACGAGTTTAAGGATTTCAAAGAAACAATTCTTTCAATTTTTCTTTACGGGAAGCATCGTAGCGATCCACTGGATTCTGTTTTTTTATGCGATAAAGGTCTCCACTGTCTCCGTTACACTCGTTTGTTTGTCGTCTTTTACATTATTTACCGCAATATTAGAGCCCCTGATCAAGAAAAAATCTATTTTGATACCAGACGTCATAATCGGGTTAATCATCATCCTGGGTATCTATATGATCTTTAAATTCGAATCAGGGTATACACTAGGCATCATATTGGGTCTTTTATCCGCTTTAGCCTCCAGTTTATTCTCTACAATTAACTCTACTCTAGTTCAGAAAAGTGATCCTAAAATCATCGGATTTTATGAAATGGCCGGTGCATTTTTCTGGATTTCCTTATACAGATTATGCGATCAATCCTTACTTTCAGAGAGCTTTAATCTCAGCTTTAAGGACTGGTCTTACCTCCTTTTATTAGGCACAATCTGTACCGCTTTAGCCTACGTTGCAGGCGTCTCTGTGATGCGTACTTTATCTGCTTTCCGTGTTGCATTAATCACCAATCTGGAACCCGTTTACGGCATCATTCTGGCGTTCATTTTCTTTGGAACAAAGGAGACCATGTCGGTTGGTTTTTACCTTGGAGCAACTCTAATTATCGGAGCCGTATTCCTCTATCCGATCTATAAAAAACGTAAAAATTTAAGCTAA